The Anaerotignum faecicola genomic interval GCGGCGTTTATCAGGGTGTCCGCTGCATGCGGACAGATCGCGTTTGCATCGGACATTTCTCTGACACTGGAGGGAAGCTCCGGAAGCGGAAAGCCCATGGACATGCTGGATATCATGTTCCTGTTTCTGTTTCTTGCC includes:
- a CDS encoding flagellar biosynthetic protein FliP, which codes for MMKGIRKIAGGVLGLAAFIRVSAACGQIAFASDISLTLEGSSGSGKPMDMLDIMFLFLFLA